One window from the genome of Bacilli bacterium encodes:
- a CDS encoding L-serine ammonia-lyase, iron-sulfur-dependent, subunit alpha, with amino-acid sequence MQSISELYKIGFGPSSSHTMGPAQAARKFLSVFPCADHYKTILYGSLALTGHGHLTDHVLATLFKSENKPLDIVFDFKNLNLEHPNTIRFLAFDSNDNILGDRVFFSVGGGNIRQKGEDPLLIKETYPFANFTAIKKYCFDNNMSLPLLAKKFEDSTLMAHIELVFKTMENAILKGLKSEGFLPGTLHLKRKARQLLKLNDTFPTRAEKRAQIIMAYAYATSEENAAGGVIVTAPTCGSSGVLPALLYFYHHNLKYPLKSIYEALLVAGIIGVTIKQNGSISGAECGCQAEIGVASAMAASAIAYLHKLSIDQMEYAAEVSLEHHLGLTCDPIDGYVQIPCIERNAINALQVLDAVFLAQYVSYDHRVSLDQMITTMLETGRDLNVNYRETVQGGMARIFKK; translated from the coding sequence ATGCAATCAATCAGCGAGCTCTATAAGATAGGTTTTGGTCCGAGCAGTTCGCATACGATGGGACCGGCCCAAGCGGCAAGAAAATTTTTATCGGTTTTTCCTTGTGCCGACCATTATAAAACTATTTTATATGGCTCGTTGGCGCTGACGGGACATGGTCATTTGACTGATCATGTTTTAGCGACACTTTTTAAATCCGAAAATAAACCATTAGATATCGTGTTTGACTTTAAGAATTTAAATTTGGAGCATCCGAACACCATTCGCTTTTTGGCGTTTGACAGCAATGACAATATTTTGGGAGACCGGGTTTTTTTCTCGGTTGGTGGCGGCAACATTCGGCAAAAAGGCGAAGACCCACTGCTGATTAAAGAAACTTACCCGTTTGCTAATTTTACCGCTATTAAAAAATACTGCTTTGACAATAATATGTCTTTACCGCTGCTTGCTAAAAAATTCGAAGATTCAACTCTGATGGCTCATATTGAATTGGTTTTTAAAACAATGGAAAACGCCATTCTAAAGGGACTTAAAAGCGAAGGCTTTTTGCCGGGAACGTTGCATTTAAAGCGAAAAGCCCGGCAACTGCTGAAACTGAATGACACTTTCCCCACCCGAGCGGAAAAACGCGCACAAATAATAATGGCTTATGCCTACGCTACCAGTGAAGAAAATGCGGCTGGAGGAGTAATTGTTACAGCTCCGACCTGCGGTTCTAGTGGTGTATTGCCGGCGTTATTATATTTCTATCATCATAATTTGAAATACCCTTTGAAATCAATTTATGAGGCGCTCTTGGTTGCGGGGATTATCGGGGTGACCATCAAGCAAAACGGATCTATTTCAGGGGCGGAATGCGGATGTCAAGCCGAGATTGGTGTGGCTTCGGCGATGGCGGCATCGGCAATTGCCTATCTTCATAAATTATCAATTGATCAAATGGAATATGCGGCCGAAGTATCATTGGAGCACCATTTGGGTCTTACTTGCGATCCGATTGACGGCTATGTGCAGATTCCTTGTATCGAAAGAAATGCGATTAATGCTCTGCAGGTCCTTGATGCGGTTTTTCTGGCTCAATATGTCAGTTATGATCATCGTGTTAGTTTGGATCAGATGATAACCACCATGCTTGAGACCGGCCGCGATTTAAACGTTAATTACCGGGAAACGGTCCAAGGTGGCATGGCGAGAATTTTCAAAAAGTAA
- a CDS encoding bifunctional oligoribonuclease/PAP phosphatase NrnA, translating to MQIRTDYFKQTKTQYQASYNAIYKKILKYKRIAVFAHASPDYDALGTQMGLTTWLRDNFPEKEIVALGQNHVVFTPRLYPPLDKVDDEWLKKPFLAIVVDTGNADRVADQRFHYADFVIKIDHHPAVEQYGDLNLVNTAMCATSELIADFIVNCPRKTNVLSKEAAIFLYTGIAGDSGRFQYSSTTPHTFMTAAVLMDTGIDLSRDVYLKMYGGTLNDLYVMSYILNHFSVTKNGVAYYVLSDEDLNKLNIPVERGKENVNLFAETDGINAWASITEDRPNKKWRVSLRSKEKSINGVAAHFHGGGHPQASGATLFSLDELPQLIDELDKLFAK from the coding sequence ATGCAAATCAGAACCGATTACTTTAAGCAAACTAAAACGCAGTATCAAGCTTCTTATAATGCTATTTATAAGAAAATTTTAAAATACAAAAGAATTGCAGTTTTCGCTCATGCTTCCCCCGACTATGACGCCCTAGGTACCCAAATGGGGCTCACAACTTGGCTAAGGGATAATTTTCCAGAAAAGGAAATTGTGGCCTTAGGGCAAAATCATGTCGTTTTTACCCCTCGGTTATATCCGCCTCTTGACAAAGTGGACGACGAGTGGCTAAAAAAGCCTTTTCTGGCTATCGTCGTCGATACCGGCAACGCCGATCGGGTAGCAGATCAAAGATTCCACTATGCCGATTTTGTGATAAAAATTGACCATCATCCGGCGGTTGAACAATACGGCGACTTAAATTTAGTCAATACCGCCATGTGCGCTACTTCTGAACTTATCGCCGACTTCATCGTCAACTGCCCACGCAAAACCAACGTTTTATCAAAGGAAGCCGCGATTTTTCTTTATACGGGCATCGCCGGCGATTCGGGACGTTTCCAATACTCATCGACTACCCCTCATACTTTTATGACGGCCGCGGTATTGATGGATACCGGAATTGATTTATCACGCGATGTCTACCTTAAAATGTATGGGGGAACTTTGAATGATCTATATGTTATGAGCTATATCTTAAATCACTTTTCAGTGACAAAGAATGGCGTTGCCTACTATGTCTTGTCCGATGAAGACTTAAACAAGCTAAATATTCCCGTTGAACGGGGAAAGGAAAACGTTAATTTATTTGCCGAAACCGATGGCATCAATGCTTGGGCATCGATAACTGAAGATCGGCCAAACAAAAAATGGCGGGTTTCCTTACGCAGCAAAGAAAAGTCAATCAATGGTGTTGCCGCGCATTTTCATGGCGGAGGTCATCCACAGGCTAGCGGGGCTACCCTCTTTAGTCTTGATGAGCTTCCCCAATTAATCGACGAGTTGGATAAGTTATTTGCAAAATGA